The nucleotide window ATTTCTTCCGTCGTCACTCCACCATGTTGCGTCATCACCGGTGAAAGAGAAACCAGGTGGTTTTTTAGCTGCTGGAAGCCCACCAATTATATTTCCCCCTCTCCTGATTTCTACCAAAACTCTATCTATTATTCCTTCCAAAACTCTTTTCTTGCTCATCAAAATATAAAGTTTTCcatatataagttatttctacaTAAAACTAAAGGCAAATGATCATTCATTTATTAATATAGAAGCCAAATAAGTTTGCAAATAAAACGAGagtaaacattaaaaaaaaatgcaaaagcaAGATCAAGCAGTGTCATAGTTTACTTGACAATAACTGTGATATCCCAACAATCGCAATCATATATTTCTTtgtgaaaaacaacaaaaaataaattacttattCCTCAAATGGAAGAATGCTTTCCTTGCAATTTATTATCCTACAACGAATAGTCTCTGCTCTATAACCAAGCTCCTCAATCATATGGATACTCAAATCAAACCAAGCTActtctttatcttttattatgaAGAATATTTTCCCCTTTGTCCCCACTCCGATAGGACGCTCAACGTAAGGCAACGGTCCAACCATGAAGAGTTTGATCCAAGATTCTTTGAAACCGAGTTGACCCAAAATCGATACACGAAAAGTAGTCATCTCTTTATGATATGTGATCAATGCTATGGACCCATTTAACACCACCAAGTTTATCCACTTTGCGCTATCATCAAAACAATCATCTACTTCCGGGGGAATGGGTGTTGTGAAGGACGCTTCATTGCTCAAGTAAAATGATACCAAACAAGGTCCAACGGGCCTATAATTTTTGTTGTgcctatattttttatattgtttacaCAACCAATGACACACACCGTCCATATAGACTTGGGTTCCCTTTTTACATTCCATAGAATACGGCATGACAGCATCAAGTTCTCTCCACGAATTACTTATCAGGCTATATATCTCCCATTTTGGTGAATTAATATCTCCAAACCGATAAGATACAATTTCTTTGAAGTTACCTCCGTAATCAGTTGATGAATTTGGTTTTATAAAAACTTTTACATGCCGAATGACATTATAGTCATTTGTAACATGGTTATAACCAAATCCATGAAGACGGGCCTTAACAGAAATATCAAAAAAACCATCCTCATCTTCTCTAGTGACAATCGACTCATCCATACTaggtggaagatgtttgattgTTTGGGTGGTTGGGTTCCACAATACAGTTTTGCCATAATTATCAGTTTTGCCATAATTATCAGTTTCATATTGATGTAGACAAAGTGTCCCATTAATACTACCAAAACCCAAAATATCAATATGGTTATATATATCTTCTTCAAATAGATTTGAAAAatctaatttgattttattcagAAACCTCTCACCAAATAGAGAATACAAAACATCTTTGTAGTGTTCAATACTATAGAGTAGGATAGATGCTCCATCATAATAAGAACAACGATGAGAATTAGATACCAAATCCTTGTGGAACATGTTCATGAAGTGATGATTTTCAGATAAAAGATACCATGATTTACAAACACATTCAAAACTCTTGAAAGATTTAAGAGGTAATTTTGAAAGAATGGAGAAGGCAATATCATCAGATATATATATGTGGTGCTCACCTTTTTAATCGTTGCAGCAACAACTGATTTCTTCTTCTCCATCAATTCAAGATGAGAAGAACTTATTCGCTTGTGATGAGTGTTCATTGTATGTTAGGGTTTTGGGCTGTGTTTGTTTCTTCAATCTTTAATATAGGCTGTTTTTACCCTTTAATTAATACTAACTATCTAATAAttttcctctttttcaaaacaaacaatctaatattttacttaatttttcCACTTAATACATtgcacacaaattaaaaaatatatttaatattacaCGTTTCTgacttatataaaaaatatatatttaatcttatatgagaaagaaaaattgtgaatactttattcaaaaaaaaaattgtgaatacTTATATAAAAAGTCTCATTCATTAATagtatataagaaaataaatcagaaatgtgtaaaattaagtatattttttattttgggtaCAATGTACTAAAGTGGCAAAATTAAGTAAAATTATTAGATTgtatttttttgagtaaattacactcccctcccttcaaagatgtttgaattacactcccctcccctcttaagttaaaatatacactttactccctcaatttttttttttatgttaaaatttatactcccctccaatataagatgcttgaattacaaactcctcccttaataattaaatatgcactacactttaatctatttgaacataaataaatactcttataatatatattaattttgaatcaccatttaagaaaaattaattcatttctttatagtttaaatgtcaatgataattaaatttaaatatattgctattgattttataaattagagcataaaattaacttttaaataatcatgctttaatgattttagtaatttttcacatattttaattttgttttgggttgtttcatattttataatagggtttaaaactacatgttaatgaaattgtaaataaaaaatagcgaaaaatatgtattcaattttttattatattaaaatagactcgcaatactatttttttttttttaattgctagattattagaaataataaaaaagaatatttagggagtaaagtgtagattttaacgtaagaggggagggggatgtaattcaagcttctcttaggggaggggagtgaaattttttctaatatgttttgaataagaggggaggggagtgtatattttaacttaagaggggaggggagtgtaatttactctattttttttaaaggagtaaATTTATTAGATAgtttttttgagggaagaaaatatattagatagttattattaattaaagggaataaaaaagtctccttaaaaaaaaatagtctccATCGTAAAAAAAACCTATGTTAAGAAGTTTgaagaaaaatcacaaaataaaaccCTAACAAATAGTACTGGCCGCTTGTTCACCTTCAAAGCACTGAACACTAATCACAGGCGAACAAGCTCTTCTCATCTTGAATTGATGGAGAAGAACAATTCAGTGGTTGCTGCGACGAACGAAAAGGTGAGCACCGCATACATATCTGATGATATTGCCTTCTCTATTCTCTCAAAATTGCCTCTTAAATCTTTCAAGCGTTTTGAGTGTCTTCGCAAATCATGGTCCACTTTATGTAAAAACCATCACTTCATGGACATGTTCCGCTGCAATTTCTTATCCAATTCTCACTGTGAAGGTGCATCTCTCCTACTTTTTGATAATGAAAACTGTAATGAAGTTTTGTATTGTGTTTCTGGTGAGAGGTTcaagaataaaatcaaattagatttttcaaatgcattcaaaaaatatctttattttgatatttttagtaGTATTAATGGAACAATTTGTCTCCatcaaaatgaacaaaataattatCGTAAAATTGTATTGTGGAACCCAACTACCAAAATAATCAAACTTCTTCCATGTAGTAAGGTTGAGTCGGAGAATTTTTCTGATATTTATGTTCCGTCTCGTCTTCATGGATTTGGTTATAACCATGTTACGAATGACTATAATGTCATTCAGCTTATAAAAGTTTGTAtaaaagaaaaaccatcataTGATTACTCTGGTGACGTCAAAGAATTTGTATCTTACCGGACAGTGCCAAAATGGGAGATATATAGCCTAAGGAGTAACTCGTGGAGAGAACTTGATGTTGACATGCCGTCTTCTGTGGACTGTACTGAAGGCACCCAAATCTACATGGACGGTGTGTGTCATTGGTTGTGTGAAAAACATAAAGATAATCCCATTGGACCATGTTTGGTATCATTTTACTTGAGCAATGAAGTGTCCTTCACAACAGCCATACCCCCAGACGTAGATGATTGTTTTGATGTTAAAGCAAAGTGGAAAAACTTGGTGGTGTTAAATGGGTACATAGCATTGATCTCATATCGTAAAGAGACAAGTACTTTTCGTGTATCAATTTTGGGTCAACTCGGTTTCAAAGAATCGTGGATCAAACTCTTTATGGTTGGACCGTTGCCTTACGTTGAGCGTCCTATCGGAGTGGGGACAAAGGGGGAAATATTCTTCATAAGAAAAGATAAAGAAGTGGCTTGGTTTGATTTGAGTACCCAAATGATTGACGTGCTTGGTTATACAACAGAGggttttcattctctttgtaGGATGATAAATTATAAGGAAAGCATTGTTCCATTTGAGGAATAagtagtttaattttattttgttgtttttcacaAAGAAGTATATGATTGTTGGGATATCACGATTAGTGTCAATTAAACTAAGGCACTACTTTGATCTTGCTTTTGCATTTTTGGTATCATGTTTACTCTCGTTTTATTTGCAAACTTTCCTCTCTTCTATATGATTAAGGTGCTGAATGATTGTggtaatataaaatatatgctTGAACTTAATTGAATATTAGTTAGAATTGAGCAACATATGAGTAAGTGGCAGGAGTTATTTGTATTTCTACTGTATTTGGTTTGTTTTGGTGCTCTCGATTGGATTGCATGGCTTTTGTTCTGCTATATGTTTTAGCAGTGTATcagtaatttttatttgttctttttgatCTATTCTTTTCATCACACATTCTGCGCGCGGCCGTTGGCAGAATGCAGCCATGACATCGGAGCTTGTGGAATACGTAATATTACATGTCAGTCACGTAAGATTTCTAAGATTGTAAACATTTTTTCGAAATCCCACTCTACCAATTTCAAAACCATAAATTTTGGCCTTTGACATGACCTTCTGTTAAAAATATGCACGGATGGtatttaacattttaaacattaatatattttttttttaataatagagTTCCAACTAAGGAGAATCTTAGATTAAGAGGGATAATCTTCAATTCCTCGGCGTACTGCGGTTGTGGAAACCTTGAAACTGTAAATCATCGCTTTTCTAATTGTCTTGTTATCGGTGGTGTGGAGCGAGTCTTTGTAGTGGCTAGAATTTTCGTGTTCACTCACAAATGGAGGGCCAGAGAATCTATTCCATTTCAATGGTCTAGCTCTTGGTGGCAAAAAGACAAGAGAGAACTTGGCAGTGGTAAGGTTTTCCAATATTTGGGTAAGTATGGAAAAGAAGAAATCCAAtggttatttttttcataaaagggttttgattgGGAGAAGGAAGGCTGTCGAGGAACAGAAAATTCTATCTCGGTAAAACCTTTAATCTAAATCAAGAGCCTGTGATTTTCCACTTGAGAATCTCGATTTTTGTGGTAGCAATTCTTGGTGTGATTTTCtcctaattttgatttttttttaaacatactaGGGAAAAGACGGGCGGTCTTTTTACTCTTTTTATTGCTTCTATattaactactccctccgtcccaaattgtatgtcgctttggaaaaaaaatttgtcccaaattataagtcgctttacaataccaatgaaatattaatgttacttttcctattatatccttaactattaattactccctcttctttcaattatttcatttatcttttccataccatttattaaggataattttgtaaaacaactcataatttcacttccccacacaatattaattacatttcttaatacgtgtgaaatgaccaaaacgtcttacaatttgggacggagggagtagaacATTTGTGATGTCTATGATCCTTTGACTAGGTGGAATTGAATGTCATTTTATATGTGAGTTGTAAATTATGGTATTccgtttattttaatttttattgactcAACATATGATGGACATTGAGAAATTAATATAATGCTACCTTCCTCTCACGATGGGCAGTGCAAGATAATGATGGGGTTCTAAATTGAGAAACTCTctttaaaatgttaaatttctatttttgatgtacTTTACTAATTTGAAAGAatacatattgtttttttaaaaaaataacttcaaaaatcatcTTAAAAAAACTGTAAAAAAGGGTGGGAATTTCATACCACCTTTGaaataaaaacttcaaaataaaatcaattcaaaagattaagaaataaatatagaaaCGGTAAACGCATAGAAAAATtcaaagcaaaattcaaataGGTGGTTTCAACTACTCATTACCTACTACTATTTGCAGGTAACACATGCAAAAAGGCTTAACATCTATATGCAAAGTGACAGTGTGTGTACTTATAAATTATGTGTCGATGAGAGACATTGTTACATAGCTAATGCTTCATCAttcacaatttattttttttgacaaaacattcacatacctaagttttttttctttatcaggAACTAGAAGTGGAATCGAAAACACAACCTTGCGTGAGTCACCTAATCAAAGTAAATGCAAATAGTTCATGCAAGAAACAAACTAAGTAACATAAATACCATACAATGCCTTCGTACTTTATTCATTCAGCATTAcaataaatacaattttttttcatatgtttatttttacttGTACCCTTTATAATAGGACAATATGGATACTTTCTTTTACAAGAGGAATGGCCGTTCGAATATTGCCTGAATAACCATTGCCCAAAACCTCCCGATCTATATTCCAGAGGTTTTGTGCATTGGTGGTTTTGGCAGTATTCGAGTGACCATTGCTCTTGTAACATAAAATAATCATACTGTCCTATTGTAGTGGAGGGTACAAATacaaaaaaacatatgaaaaaaaaaattgtattcatTTCGTAGTTGTGAATGAAGAAAATCCGAAGCATTGTTATGG belongs to Medicago truncatula cultivar Jemalong A17 chromosome 6, MtrunA17r5.0-ANR, whole genome shotgun sequence and includes:
- the LOC11436812 gene encoding F-box protein CPR1 is translated as MFHKDLVSNSHRCSYYDGASILLYSIEHYKDVLYSLFGERFLNKIKLDFSNLFEEDIYNHIDILGFGSINGTLCLHQYETDNYGKTDNYGKTVLWNPTTQTIKHLPPSMDESIVTREDEDGFFDISVKARLHGFGYNHVTNDYNVIRHVKVFIKPNSSTDYGGNFKEIVSYRFGDINSPKWEIYSLISNSWRELDAVMPYSMECKKGTQVYMDGVCHWLCKQYKKYRHNKNYRPVGPCLVSFYLSNEASFTTPIPPEVDDCFDDSAKWINLVVLNGSIALITYHKEMTTFRVSILGQLGFKESWIKLFMVGPLPYVERPIGVGTKGKIFFIIKDKEVAWFDLSIHMIEELGYRAETIRCRIINCKESILPFEE
- the LOC11438596 gene encoding F-box/kelch-repeat protein At3g06240, which encodes MEKNNSVVAATNEKVSTAYISDDIAFSILSKLPLKSFKRFECLRKSWSTLCKNHHFMDMFRCNFLSNSHCEGASLLLFDNENCNEVLYCVSGESKVESENFSDIYVPSRLHGFGYNHVTNDYNVIQLIKVCIKEKPSYDYSGDVKEFVSYRTVPKWEIYSLRSNSWRELDVDMPSSVDCTEGTQIYMDGVCHWLCEKHKDNPIGPCLVSFYLSNEVSFTTAIPPDVDDCFDVKAKWKNLVVLNGYIALISYRKETSTFRVSILGQLGFKESWIKLFMVGPLPYVERPIGVGTKGEIFFIRKDKEVAWFDLSTQMIDVLGYTTEGFHSLCRMINYKESIVPFEE